The DNA segment GGAAGCGGACGACTTCCCGGCGCTGGAAAAGACGAACGCCGAGCTGTGTGCCGAGATAGAGAAGCTGAATCGATTCCGGGAGAAGATCGAGGAGTGCAAGGGCGTAGCGGTGGCAGCTGTTTGCAAAACGCCCAGCAAGGGTTCGATGCTGGCGCTGAACATACCGCCCCCGACCGGGGATGAAGCGTGCGACCGGCGCCGACTGCAGTTCTACGTCGAGCGGGCGGAGATGCTGGAGAACAAGCTGAAGGTGTACGAGAGCAGCGGCGACCAGCAGCTGCGCCAGCTGGCGCAGCGATTGCAGCGCGAGGTACAGCTGGAAGGTTGGGTGAAGGAGCTGTCGGAGAAGCTCGGCCGCGTGGAGCTGGAAAACGAGCGACTGGAGGAGGAACGCTGCGAGCTGGAGGAGATCGAGAACGACACCCGGTTGCGGTTGCAGCGGCTGGAGGAAGATCTGGAAGTCATGGGCCAGCGGAACGAGGAGCTGGAAATGTCGCGCAGCTCGTACCAGTCCAAGTACCAGGACGCGAAGGAAAACATCGACAGCCTGGAGGAGCTGATTCACAAGTACGAGGAGAAGATCTTCCTGCTGGAGGAGAACGAAAACGAGCTGCGGGAGAAGATCGAGATCATTTACATGTTCAtaccgatgctgctgctctacAACAGCTGGCAGCTGCACGAACAGTTCAAGCAGCACCAGGCAGCAACGCTGACACAGCAGCAGAAACAGTCCCGACCGCCGACGCTATCCTACGCCGAGTCGCACGCCATCCAGTGCATTCCCACTGACCACATCGACTACTACGATAGTGGCAGCTCGCAGGCGGACGATCTGCAGAACCGGCTGAGCGAGCTGATGAGCCGCGAAAAGGAGCTGACGCAGAACATTGCCGAGCTGAACCGGGCGTACAACGAAACGCTCGAAAATGCGGACAATCTGTGGGCACAGATGGAGCGCGAGTACAAGGAAAGATCAGCCGGTGCGAGCAGGAGGAGGCCACCCTCAAGTCCAAGATCGCCCAGCTCGAGGAGCGGCTGAGCAAGGACAGTGAGTACGCGAGCGAGCGAATTGCACACCTCGAGGAAGCGGAAAGCAGCCTCAAGAGTCGCGTCAGCCGGCTGGGAAAGGAGAACAAGGAGCTCTCCGCTAAGCATGGTGCGCTGGTGGAGGAGTACGGCACGCTCAAGGACGATTATGCCAAGCTGCAGAACTACCTGCGCGGACCGGCTGCGGAAGCGCTGGAGCGCGAGAAGAAGCGTGTGCTGGCGCTGGAAGACGAGCTGGCGCACACCGAACAGATGCTGCGCGATGGCGAAGAATCGCACCGTGCCGAGGTGGGCTCACTGCGCGGTCGTTTGCTCAACTCGACCAAGGAGCTGAACCACATCGAGGTGACGAACAGTGAGCTGCGCGAGGAGGTAGAAACGCTTGAGGGACGCATCCGCGAGCTGATGTCGCAGCGTGGCAGTGACGAGGAGCGCATCAAGCAGCTGACGGAAGAGCTGGAAGCGAAGCAGTCGCAAATTGTTGCACTCCAACACGCACGCAAGGCTGGTGGACCCGGTACCGGTAGTAGCCGGGCAACGGTTGGACGCAGCTTGGCACAGGAGCTCGAGCGTCCGCTCAAGGGTACCTACACACGCCACGGCTACGAGGTGCATCCACTGGGCAGGAAGTTTCCCGACAGCGACAGCAGTGGCAGCGGTAGCGAGGTAAGCAGAGTGACTGTCCACAAAGGGAGCATACtccaaaaaagtaaataacTTCTATTTTCACAACCATTGCGTTGCAGGATCGAAGCAAGTTTCCGCACACGAGACCATCGGCATTTGAAACCAAAGAAGTGAAGAGCCTTGCGGAGACGATCATTCTGAATGCCGAAAGCAGGGGAATGAAGACGCCAAAGAAATCGTTTGTTGAGGAGGTAGGTATTCCAGAGCATTATTGAAGCTTGCAAAACGATCCGAAGCCATCGGTAGAAGGTATCGGACAACGAGTAGCGGAACATTCCGGAAATAGTCGCATGAAGTAACACGATGTACATCAAAAGTAGCGTAGTGAATTGTCTGGATCGCGTGATCGCGATTCGGGTGTAAAATTGCTTTGAAATCTTATTTGTATGGCCATTCGGATCGATGCATTAAATCTCATCTTCATTCTAACCTCCTCGTTCATTCTGAGTCATGTATGGTAGCGAATAACGTCGGGTGTAGTGAGTGACTCTAGTAGAATCTGGTTGAAGAATCAAAGCACTGTACACTGACCGCTGTCGGTACGTTCTTTTAGGCACGCAGCCGATTCGCCCGGTGGGTGTGAGATGCTGAATCCTGGACCCGAGTGGACAGGATGTCCCGAACTCCCGAATCTGCCAAATTTTGCTGGAATAAGTACAATACCCCTACCCCCATCCCTGCACGGGCCATCTTACTGGTGTGTTCCCTCGAGTGATCTCGGACAACGGACCGTTGCTTGCCCTGAAAACAACCGCCAAGCAACAGTGTTACCATCCCAGCGCACACGTTACACATCCTTCCAACACGCACACGTTACACTCGGACACGAACTCAGACATGCAACAAGTGCAAGCCTTTTTGGGGTTTGGATGtaatgtttgtgttgtgtcgtAGAAGCGCATCTTCGGCTGTGAAGTTGAAGGTTGTGTCACACCCCTCCCTCAACCATCCCTGTTCGCACAGCATCCTTTGATCCTTGTAGCGCACCCTTCCCGCTTTGTCCCGGACTTGCCAACAGGTCAA comes from the Anopheles merus strain MAF unplaced genomic scaffold, AmerM5.1 LNR4000728, whole genome shotgun sequence genome and includes:
- the LOC121602939 gene encoding LOW QUALITY PROTEIN: paramyosin-like (The sequence of the model RefSeq protein was modified relative to this genomic sequence to represent the inferred CDS: inserted 1 base in 1 codon) → MLSERSDSGVTSPNSHHHLEDQQSGVPSPCDLSLLDQIPTDDVRKRLIAMTKRTCYDEEDKLCLLQILSLLNNLEALSQDHEIAGDDMSLESPIQKYNYSLPDSSTPPRALLHSAAAAVMNSSTPFKAAGGKIVATVQPFHSSDQHAAAPVPPPKAPSIASIAETFGGMKKSSRWNNATSLQESGVFVDEPCTHVSTQTEADDFPALEKTNAELCAEIEKLNRFREKIEECKGVAVAAVCKTPSKGSMLALNIPPPTGDEACDRRRLQFYVERAEMLENKLKVYESSGDQQLRQLAQRLQREVQLEGWVKELSEKLGRVELENERLEEERCELEEIENDTRLRLQRLEEDLEVMGQRNEELEMSRSSYQSKYQDAKENIDSLEELIHKYEEKIFLLEENENELREKIEIIYMFIPMLLLYNSWQLHEQFKQHQAATLTQQQKQSRPPTLSYAESHAIQCIPTDHIDYYDSGSSQADDLQNRLSELMSREKELTQNIAELNRAYNETLENADNLWAQMEREYKXKISRCEQEEATLKSKIAQLEERLSKDSEYASERIAHLEEAESSLKSRVSRLGKENKELSAKHGALVEEYGTLKDDYAKLQNYLRGPAAEALEREKKRVLALEDELAHTEQMLRDGEESHRAEVGSLRGRLLNSTKELNHIEVTNSELREEVETLEGRIRELMSQRGSDEERIKQLTEELEAKQSQIVALQHARKAGGPGTGSSRATVGRSLAQELERPLKGTYTRHGYEVHPLGRKFPDSDSSGSGSEDRSKFPHTRPSAFETKEVKSLAETIILNAESRGMKTPKKSFVEEMN